Proteins from a genomic interval of Paenibacillus lentus:
- a CDS encoding amino acid adenylation domain-containing protein, producing MPVHTEVRFPLTGAQSGIWFAQQLDPDNPIYNTGEYIEIDGPVQREIFEQALRLAVMEAEALHLRFGEDQDGPWQSLVDAAEIGWSLHFVDISEEEDPLASAQAWMKQDMTVPIDLRQGPLFQQALLQIEPNRFIWYQKIHHIAIDGFGFSLIAKRVAQIYTAIARDEPLGRSFDSWQAVLQEAAEYSGSRQEEQDRKFWLGRFDDHPDVVGLSDKVQRTASTFLRQSSWFTPNSMTQLHAAAQSAGASWAEMVVAATAVYMHRVTGARDVILGLPMMCRLGSASLRVPGMVMNLVPLRLSVHKNMSPLEVVSQVSKELRSARRHQKYRHQDLRRELKLLGEQHRLFGPILNIMPFDDDLSFNGARGTVHNLSAGPVDDMLIHVRHQTAGGGLRIDMDGNPGIYTSDALEGHQRRFLQVLEQFSPADLERPIMGMDWLPAEERQQVLEGWNQTAKEVVYTSPAELFEQQAAAVPKAVAVVCEEDSLNYAELNAHANQLARFLIEQGVGPEDIVALTLSRSVWMVSAILAVHKAGAAYLPLDPDYPAERIAYMLGDARPTYVLTDQASVECLPDSCELLGLVLDAPATRAKLEKYPTHNLSKAECKDPKVRRGQLSPLHPAYVLYTSGSTGRPKGVMVTYGSLVNLIVDMHGRFPLSEQDRMLSVTTIAFDISVLEVYLPLTTGACMDIALKETVLNSSALVKRIREQQITLLQATPTLFQELVASQPEPFEGLSIISGGEPLSVGLKLGLQGLGCQVNNQYGPTETTIYSTAGRLDKGIAKPTIGGPVQNTQLYVLDEVLQPVPPGVAGELYIAGAGLARGYLGRPAMTAERFVANPYGEAGSRMYRTGDLVRWLADGSLDYIGRADQQIKIRGVRIELGEITSVLSRHPAIEQVTVMAREDQPGEKRLTAYMVLASPGAVDSSELRRYAVEHLPEYMIPSAFVELSEMPLTPNRKIDHKALPAPADLLHTAGRDPRTPQEELLCQLFAEVLGQARVGIDDDFFEMGGHSLLAGRLTARIRDVFGAEIGIRELFGNPTVANLIKHLDHAQHARPPIRSVARPKRIPLSFAQQRLWFLYRMEGPNPTYNIPWTARINGLLQVEALEQALGDVVERHESLRTIFPDVMGVPQQRILEAAQARPRLVVSRITEAELQDRLAESVSYSFELSSEPSFRAHLFILGPEKYVLLLLLHHIAGDGWSLVPLGRDLSAAYAARCRGERPAWSPLPVQYADYVLWQEHLLGVESDPDSLYARQLKYWKEALHRLPDQLELPADHVRPAYSSYSGGVIPFEIDKELHARLLKAARDNKASLFMVLHAALAALLSRLGAGDDIPIGSPIAGRNDDALGGLVGMFINTLVLRADTSGNPTFYELIARVREADLAAYEHQDLPFERLVEVLNPVRSRARHPLFQIMLVLQNTPEAPLELPDATTSLHLVNSSTAKFDLTVELNERRSTDGTPDGLSGLLEYSKDLYEQQTAEAFVYRFIQVLEALVHEPEQPIGRVDILTPAERQAFLMEAAWSYGATRKSTHGTTCEITHEQTYEQTHEQTHGQTHEQTHEQTHEQTHELTQELIRKEPQPSTSLFTLFESQASRHAEAVAVVCEGRALSYEQLNIEANRLAHLLIAGGVGAGQMVALALPRSLELVVGLLAVLKTGAAYLPLDPDYPVERLEWMVEDAKPVYMITNMQAAAQMSGMLRIQKIVLDESETKERLSHFSTLNPSDHERKGVVSPLSPAYMIYTSGSTGKPKGVVIPHSNVIRLFTATDSWFRFGADDVWTLFHSYAFDFSVWEVWGALLHGGCLVVVPHDISRSPAQFLQLLVEEQVTVLNQTPSAFYAFMQADRDNAELGRSLALRYVIFGGEALELGRLKDWYERHPDDAPKLINMYGITETTVHVSYLELDKSSALQAGSSLIGRPIPDLRVYVLDSSLQPVPPGVIGEMYVAGEGLAQGYWGRPDLTSERFVADPYGPPGTRMYRTGDLAKRSAIGTLDYLGRSDQQVKIRGFRIELGEIEAVLASYPGVEQVAVIAREDQPGDKRLAAYIVPGTEAEIIPAELRRHAASLLPEYMVPAAMIQLNALPLTPNGKLDRKALPAPEFNLMPNGRGPRTPQEEVLCDLFAEVLGLPRVSIDDGFFELGGHSLLAVRLMSRIRETMGRELGIGLLFEAPTVAGLAEKLYSEQSQSALQVLLPLRTEGQEIPLFCVHPAGGLSWCYAGLMKHLGMDYPIYGLQARGIAEAEQYPRTLQEMTDDYIAQIRTVQPKGPYRLLGWSFGGNVAQAMAVQLQREGEEVAFLAMLDAFPSHYLPLRGEASEDEALIALLALGGYDPDSIKDGPLDIARAIEILRSDGSALASLDEEIILNLKNTYENSVRLLSAFVPEKFEGDLLFFHSTIIPEWFDPIEPEMWAPYIGGEIERHDIACRHKDLCQPGPLAEIGEVLLAKLQAAQRLEVYRNEEE from the coding sequence ATGCCTGTTCATACGGAGGTTCGATTTCCTTTGACAGGGGCGCAATCAGGAATATGGTTCGCCCAGCAGCTTGACCCGGATAATCCTATTTATAATACGGGTGAGTATATTGAAATCGACGGCCCGGTACAGCGCGAGATTTTCGAGCAGGCCTTGAGACTGGCCGTAATGGAGGCGGAGGCTTTGCATCTGCGCTTCGGTGAAGATCAGGACGGCCCATGGCAGAGTTTGGTAGACGCAGCTGAGATTGGTTGGAGTCTTCACTTCGTGGATATCAGCGAGGAGGAAGATCCCCTCGCTTCCGCGCAAGCATGGATGAAGCAGGATATGACCGTTCCGATTGATTTGCGGCAAGGGCCTCTGTTCCAGCAGGCGTTGTTGCAGATCGAGCCGAACCGTTTCATCTGGTATCAAAAGATCCACCATATTGCGATTGATGGGTTTGGATTCTCGCTTATTGCCAAAAGAGTCGCCCAAATTTATACAGCAATTGCTCGGGATGAGCCGTTGGGGCGGAGTTTTGACTCATGGCAAGCCGTACTGCAGGAAGCCGCGGAGTATAGCGGCTCCCGGCAGGAGGAGCAGGACCGAAAGTTCTGGCTGGGGCGTTTTGACGATCATCCTGATGTTGTAGGTTTGAGCGATAAGGTACAACGTACGGCTAGCACTTTTCTGCGCCAATCCTCGTGGTTTACCCCAAACAGCATGACTCAACTGCATGCGGCGGCGCAGTCCGCCGGGGCGAGCTGGGCAGAGATGGTGGTTGCGGCGACGGCCGTATATATGCACCGGGTTACCGGCGCTAGGGATGTCATACTCGGTCTGCCAATGATGTGCCGTCTAGGTTCTGCTTCCCTGCGTGTGCCGGGGATGGTCATGAATTTGGTGCCGCTCCGCTTGTCGGTGCATAAAAATATGAGTCCATTGGAAGTTGTGTCACAGGTGTCGAAGGAACTGAGATCCGCTAGGCGGCATCAAAAGTATCGGCACCAGGATTTGCGGCGCGAGCTCAAACTGCTGGGCGAGCAGCATCGGCTGTTCGGCCCGATTTTGAATATTATGCCTTTTGACGATGATTTAAGTTTTAACGGGGCTCGCGGCACGGTTCACAATCTGTCGGCAGGACCGGTGGATGATATGCTCATTCACGTCCGCCATCAAACTGCCGGCGGAGGCTTGCGAATCGATATGGATGGGAACCCCGGTATATATACTTCTGACGCACTGGAAGGACATCAACGGCGTTTTCTTCAGGTTTTGGAGCAATTTTCGCCTGCTGACCTGGAGCGACCCATTATGGGAATGGATTGGCTGCCAGCCGAAGAACGCCAGCAGGTGCTGGAGGGCTGGAACCAAACGGCAAAAGAAGTAGTCTATACAAGTCCGGCAGAGCTGTTTGAGCAGCAAGCTGCAGCAGTTCCTAAGGCTGTGGCGGTCGTATGTGAGGAAGACTCCCTCAATTATGCTGAACTAAACGCTCATGCGAATCAGCTCGCTCGTTTTTTGATTGAACAGGGAGTGGGCCCTGAGGATATCGTGGCTCTGACCCTTTCCCGCTCGGTCTGGATGGTCTCAGCCATTCTAGCGGTGCATAAGGCAGGAGCCGCTTACTTGCCGCTGGACCCGGATTATCCTGCGGAACGAATCGCGTATATGCTTGGCGATGCCCGACCGACCTATGTCCTGACCGATCAAGCGAGCGTCGAATGTTTACCAGACTCCTGCGAGCTGCTAGGACTAGTTCTCGATGCACCTGCAACTCGAGCTAAGCTGGAGAAGTACCCTACCCACAATCTGAGTAAAGCTGAATGCAAAGATCCTAAGGTGCGTAGAGGACAGTTATCGCCACTGCATCCCGCCTATGTCCTTTATACCTCTGGTTCGACGGGCCGGCCGAAGGGGGTTATGGTCACCTACGGCAGCCTTGTTAACTTGATCGTGGATATGCATGGAAGATTCCCGTTAAGCGAACAGGATCGGATGCTGTCCGTAACGACGATCGCTTTTGATATTTCCGTTCTGGAGGTCTATTTGCCGCTGACCACGGGCGCTTGCATGGACATCGCCTTGAAGGAGACGGTCCTGAATTCTTCTGCACTCGTCAAACGGATCAGGGAGCAGCAGATTACCCTACTGCAGGCCACGCCGACCTTGTTCCAGGAGCTCGTAGCCAGTCAGCCGGAACCATTTGAAGGTTTATCCATTATTTCGGGAGGCGAGCCGCTTTCAGTAGGGTTGAAGTTAGGACTGCAGGGGCTTGGCTGTCAGGTGAACAACCAGTACGGACCGACGGAAACGACGATCTATTCGACAGCCGGCCGGCTGGATAAAGGAATAGCGAAGCCAACGATCGGTGGGCCGGTGCAAAACACGCAGCTGTATGTGCTGGATGAGGTGCTGCAGCCCGTTCCGCCTGGCGTGGCAGGTGAGCTCTATATTGCTGGGGCGGGTTTGGCCCGCGGGTACTTAGGGCGGCCGGCCATGACGGCCGAACGCTTCGTCGCTAATCCATACGGAGAAGCTGGCTCGCGAATGTACCGAACGGGCGATCTTGTGCGCTGGCTCGCCGATGGCTCCCTGGATTATATCGGGCGTGCCGACCAACAGATTAAGATTCGTGGCGTCCGCATTGAGCTCGGCGAAATCACGTCCGTGTTATCCCGGCATCCTGCCATCGAGCAAGTCACGGTGATGGCTCGGGAGGATCAGCCTGGTGAGAAGCGCTTGACCGCTTATATGGTACTTGCATCACCAGGCGCTGTTGACTCGTCGGAGCTGCGCCGATATGCCGTTGAGCATTTGCCCGAATATATGATTCCTTCGGCTTTCGTAGAGCTCTCCGAAATGCCGCTGACGCCGAATCGAAAAATTGATCACAAGGCGCTGCCAGCTCCAGCCGATCTGCTTCATACTGCTGGGCGCGATCCACGGACGCCGCAGGAGGAGCTGCTGTGCCAATTGTTCGCGGAGGTGCTGGGGCAGGCTCGCGTCGGCATCGATGATGACTTTTTTGAAATGGGGGGCCACTCGCTGCTTGCGGGCAGGCTGACCGCCCGGATTCGGGATGTCTTCGGTGCGGAAATAGGCATTCGCGAATTATTCGGAAATCCGACGGTGGCCAATTTAATCAAGCATTTGGATCATGCGCAGCATGCTAGGCCTCCGATTCGCTCAGTTGCGCGCCCGAAGCGGATTCCACTATCATTTGCCCAACAGCGCTTATGGTTTTTGTATCGGATGGAAGGGCCGAATCCGACCTATAATATTCCATGGACGGCTCGAATTAACGGCCTGTTGCAGGTAGAAGCCTTGGAACAAGCGCTTGGCGATGTGGTGGAGCGGCACGAGTCTTTGCGGACTATTTTTCCTGATGTGATGGGGGTGCCGCAGCAACGGATTTTGGAGGCTGCACAAGCTAGGCCTCGATTAGTTGTATCAAGGATCACCGAGGCTGAGCTGCAGGATAGGCTGGCAGAAAGCGTTAGCTACAGCTTCGAATTATCCTCGGAGCCATCCTTCCGCGCGCATCTGTTCATTCTCGGCCCGGAGAAGTATGTACTGCTTCTGCTGCTTCATCATATCGCAGGCGATGGATGGTCGCTGGTTCCCTTGGGCCGCGATTTGTCCGCTGCTTATGCCGCGCGGTGCCGTGGGGAGCGTCCGGCCTGGTCGCCGCTGCCTGTGCAGTATGCCGATTATGTGCTGTGGCAGGAGCATTTGCTCGGGGTGGAAAGCGATCCGGACAGTCTCTATGCGCGTCAGCTAAAGTACTGGAAGGAAGCGCTACATCGGTTGCCGGATCAATTGGAACTGCCTGCCGACCATGTCAGACCGGCATACTCTAGCTACAGCGGTGGCGTAATTCCATTTGAGATCGACAAGGAATTGCATGCCCGGCTGTTGAAGGCGGCGAGAGACAATAAGGCGAGCCTGTTTATGGTGCTGCACGCCGCACTGGCTGCATTGCTTTCCCGCCTCGGCGCAGGCGACGATATCCCGATCGGAAGCCCGATTGCTGGGCGCAATGATGACGCGCTCGGTGGGCTTGTGGGTATGTTCATCAATACGCTCGTGTTGCGAGCCGATACGTCGGGCAACCCGACCTTTTACGAACTGATTGCCAGAGTCCGGGAAGCGGACCTTGCCGCTTACGAGCATCAGGATCTTCCGTTTGAACGGCTGGTCGAGGTGTTGAATCCGGTACGCTCAAGAGCAAGGCATCCATTGTTCCAAATTATGCTCGTCCTGCAAAATACGCCGGAAGCACCGCTGGAGCTTCCGGATGCGACCACCTCTTTGCACTTGGTGAACTCCAGCACGGCAAAATTCGATCTTACCGTAGAGCTCAACGAACGGCGCAGCACGGATGGAACTCCTGACGGGCTAAGCGGGTTGTTGGAATACAGCAAGGATTTATATGAACAGCAAACGGCAGAAGCGTTTGTCTACCGGTTTATACAGGTGCTCGAAGCATTGGTTCATGAGCCTGAGCAGCCAATTGGCCGAGTAGATATTCTTACCCCGGCGGAGCGCCAAGCCTTCTTGATGGAAGCGGCATGGTCGTATGGAGCAACCCGTAAATCGACTCACGGAACAACTTGCGAAATAACTCACGAACAAACTTACGAACAAACACATGAACAAACACATGGACAAACACATGAACAAACACATGAACAAACACATGAACAAACACACGAACTAACGCAGGAGCTAATACGCAAAGAGCCCCAGCCCTCGACCAGCTTGTTTACGTTGTTTGAATCGCAAGCATCCAGGCATGCTGAGGCAGTAGCCGTTGTCTGCGAAGGTCGTGCATTAAGCTATGAACAGTTGAACATTGAGGCTAATCGGCTTGCGCATTTACTGATTGCGGGAGGTGTCGGCGCCGGCCAAATGGTAGCACTGGCACTGCCGCGCTCCTTGGAGCTGGTCGTCGGTTTGCTGGCCGTGTTGAAGACCGGTGCGGCCTATCTTCCACTCGATCCTGATTATCCTGTGGAAAGATTGGAATGGATGGTTGAGGATGCGAAGCCGGTATATATGATTACGAATATGCAGGCAGCTGCTCAGATGTCCGGCATGCTTCGAATTCAGAAGATTGTTCTCGATGAATCAGAAACAAAGGAGCGGTTAAGCCATTTCTCTACGCTGAATCCGAGCGACCATGAACGCAAAGGCGTCGTCAGTCCGCTCAGTCCGGCCTATATGATCTATACCTCGGGTTCGACAGGCAAACCAAAGGGAGTGGTCATTCCGCATAGCAATGTCATTCGTCTGTTCACGGCCACGGACTCGTGGTTCCGCTTCGGGGCTGATGACGTCTGGACGCTGTTCCATTCTTATGCCTTTGATTTCTCTGTATGGGAAGTCTGGGGCGCGTTGCTGCATGGTGGCTGTCTCGTGGTCGTGCCGCATGACATCAGCAGATCGCCAGCACAATTTCTGCAGCTGCTGGTAGAGGAGCAGGTTACCGTGCTCAATCAGACGCCGTCGGCATTTTACGCCTTTATGCAGGCGGATCGGGACAATGCTGAGTTAGGGCGATCACTCGCCCTACGTTATGTGATTTTCGGTGGCGAAGCCCTGGAGCTTGGCCGCCTGAAGGATTGGTATGAGCGTCATCCTGATGATGCGCCAAAGCTCATCAATATGTACGGAATTACCGAGACTACCGTGCATGTTAGCTATCTTGAGCTGGACAAGAGCAGTGCCCTACAAGCAGGAAGCAGCCTGATCGGCCGCCCGATACCTGATCTTCGGGTCTACGTGCTGGATTCATCTTTGCAGCCCGTCCCTCCGGGCGTTATCGGAGAGATGTACGTAGCGGGCGAGGGATTGGCGCAAGGTTATTGGGGCCGGCCAGATTTAACCTCCGAGCGCTTCGTCGCCGATCCTTATGGACCGCCGGGCACGCGAATGTATCGGACCGGGGATCTGGCCAAGCGGTCGGCAATTGGCACGCTTGACTATTTGGGCCGTAGCGATCAACAAGTTAAAATTCGGGGCTTCCGTATCGAATTGGGAGAGATTGAAGCGGTGCTGGCCAGCTATCCTGGCGTAGAGCAGGTGGCGGTCATCGCCCGGGAGGATCAGCCGGGGGACAAACGTCTGGCCGCCTATATCGTGCCTGGCACGGAAGCGGAGATTATACCAGCTGAGCTGCGCCGTCATGCGGCTTCCCTCCTGCCGGAGTATATGGTGCCAGCGGCGATGATTCAACTGAATGCGCTGCCGCTTACCCCGAATGGGAAGCTGGATCGCAAGGCTTTGCCTGCGCCTGAATTCAACCTAATGCCGAATGGCAGAGGTCCGCGAACCCCGCAGGAGGAAGTGCTATGCGATTTGTTTGCTGAAGTGCTTGGCTTGCCGCGAGTCAGCATCGATGACGGATTTTTTGAGCTTGGCGGTCATTCACTACTAGCGGTGCGTCTAATGAGCCGAATTCGCGAAACGATGGGCAGGGAGCTAGGCATCGGCCTGCTCTTCGAGGCACCGACCGTAGCTGGGCTTGCAGAGAAGCTGTACTCGGAACAAAGCCAAAGTGCACTCCAGGTATTGCTCCCGCTCCGTACGGAAGGCCAGGAAATCCCGCTATTTTGTGTGCATCCCGCAGGAGGGCTGAGCTGGTGTTATGCAGGCCTCATGAAGCATTTGGGTATGGATTACCCAATTTACGGCCTTCAGGCTCGAGGCATTGCCGAAGCCGAGCAGTATCCTAGAACATTGCAGGAAATGACGGATGATTATATTGCGCAGATTCGCACCGTTCAACCGAAGGGACCGTACAGGCTGCTGGGCTGGTCGTTTGGAGGAAACGTTGCCCAGGCCATGGCGGTGCAACTGCAGCGCGAGGGAGAGGAAGTGGCATTTTTAGCGATGCTGGATGCTTTTCCAAGCCATTATTTACCGCTACGCGGTGAAGCCAGCGAGGATGAAGCCTTAATTGCCCTGCTAGCCCTAGGTGGTTATGATCCCGACTCGATAAAAGACGGCCCGTTGGATATCGCCCGGGCGATTGAGATTTTACGCAGTGACGGCAGTGCTCTTGCCAGTTTGGATGAGGAAATCATTTTAAATTTGAAAAATACGTATGAAAATTCGGTGCGTCTGTTGAGTGCCTTTGTCCCGGAAAAATTCGAGGGAGATCTTCTCTTCTTCCATTCGACGATTATTCCGGAATGGTTCGATCCGATCGAACCGGAGATGTGGGCTCCTTATATCGGTGGAGAGATAGAGAGGCATGATATAGCTTGCCGGCACAAGGATCTTTGTCAACCGGGGCCTCTAGCGGAGATCGGCGAAGTTTTGTTGGCCAAATTGCAAGCTGCGCAAAGATTGGAAGTATACAGAAACGAGGAGGAATAA